Within Caulobacter segnis, the genomic segment GAAGAGATCGGCGGCGCCATCGCCTTCACCATGACCGCTCGCGCGCAATCGCGACACGTGACGCGTGGTCGCGGCTTCCGCCTGGGAAGGCCCTACCGCGCCCTCACCCCATCCAGCACCAGGGCCGTCACGGCGGCCAAGGTCTCGTCCATGAAGGTCTTGTCGGACAGCGCCTTGCCCGACAGCGCCCGCACCTGCACGGCGAAGTCGGCATAGTGCTGGGTCAGGGCCCAGATGGCGAAGATCAGGTGCGGCGGATCGACCGGGGCCAGCTTGCCCGCCGCGACCCAGGCCTGGATCACCGCGACCTTGGCGTCGAACACCGCCTTCAGCGGCCCGGCCAGCACGGGTTTCAGCAGCGGCGCGCCGCGCAGCATCTCCAGGGCGAACAGCCGCGAGACCTCGGGATGGTCGCGGCTCAGGAACAGCTTGGCGGCGATCAGGGCGGCGATGGCCTGCTCGGGATCGTCGGCCTCGGTGAAGCGGCTCAGCGGGGCCAGCCATTGCGCCAGGCCCTGCTCCAGCACCGCCACGTACAGCGCTTCCTTGGACGGGTGGTAGTAGAGGAGATTGGCCTTCGAGATCCCGGCCGCCTGGGCGATGGCCTCGACGCTGGCTCCGTCCAGCCCTTGGCGGGCGAAGACGGCCAGGGCCCCTTTCAGGATCGCGGCCTTGCGCGCCTCGCCGGCCTTCTCCCGGCGACCGGGCGTCCGGCGGTCCCCCGAAAAGTTATCCACAGCCCCCGCTTCATCGCCTAGGCTTTGAGCGGCCTTGACCAGCTTGCGGGCGCCCGAGGCCGGCTTGGCGGGGGGACGGGCCGGCGCGGCGCGCGGCGGCTTGACGGTCTTGGCGGACGGGCCGGTCATGGCGATCTCAAATTGGACCATTTGGTCAGACTTTGACCGAACGGTTCGGATTGCAACGTTCTGCGGGATGGTATTCCATGCCGTCCGGACTTCACAAGGCGGCCCAGTCGATGAGTTCTCCGATCACCCCGCTCTCCCCCGACGCGATCATGCTGCCCGCGCGGCCCGAGCCGCTGCCGATGGATCCCAAGACCACGGCGGTGATCGTCATCGACATGCAGAACGCCTACGCCTCGCCCGGCGGCTACCTGGACCTGGCCGGCTTCGACATCTCGGGCGCGGCGGCGGTGATCCAGCAGATCAAGGGCGTGCTGGAGGTGGCCCGCGGCGCCGGCATGCAGGTGATCTATTTCCAGAACGGCTGGGACGACCAGTACGTCGAGGCTGGCGGCCCCGGCTCGCCCAACTGGTGGAAATCCAACGCCCTGAAGACCATGCGCGCCAAGCCCGAACTGCACGGCAAGCTCCTGGCGCGCGGCCAGTGGGACTACGAGCTGGTCGACGAGCTGACGCCCCAGCCGGGCGACATCCGGCTGCACAAGACCCGCTATTCCGGCTTCTTTAACAGCCAGCTGGACAGCGTGCTGCGGGCGCGCGGCATCCGCCACCTCGTCTTCGTCGGCATCGCCACCAATGTCTGCGTGGAGTCGACCCTGCGCGACGGCTTCATGCTCGAATATTTCGGGACCGTGCTCGAGGACGCCACCCACCAGGCGGGCCCCGACTTCGTCCAGAAGGCCGCCCTGTTCAACATCGAGAGCTTCTTCGGCTGGGTCTCGACCACGGCCGACTTCAAGGGGGCGTTCGGACAGCTTCCCTAACCCGTTTCCCCGGCGAAAGCCGGGGCCCAGATCGAACCCACGAGCTTTTGAGAGGCTGACAGGCCGATAGGCGCGAACACCCCAGACACCCCGGATGAATCTGGGTCCCGGCTTTCGCCGGGAAGACGGGGTTTGGTGAGGAAGAGGAGATTTCAGATGCCCAAGACCGTCATCATCCCGCCCGGCACGGGCACGCCGATCGCGCCGTTCTCGCCCGGGACCCTGGCCGACGGCGTCGTCTATGTCAGCGGCACCCTGGCCTTCGACAAGGACAACAACGTCGCCTTCCCCGACGACGCCGAGGCCCAGACCCGCCAGGTGCTGGAGACCATCAAGTCTGTCATCGAGACCGCCGGCGGGACCATGGAAGACGTGACCATGAACCACATCTTCCTGACCGACTGGAGCAACTACCAGACGATCAACAAGGTCTATGCCGAGTACTTCCCCGGCGACAAACCGGCTCGCTACTGCATCCAGTGCGGCCTGGTGAAACCCGGCTTCGTGGTCGAGATCGCCTCCGTGGCGCACATCGGCAACAAGTGATGACCTCCGGAACCGTCGACGGTCTCCATTACGAGCTCCACGG encodes:
- the rutC gene encoding pyrimidine utilization protein C: MPKTVIIPPGTGTPIAPFSPGTLADGVVYVSGTLAFDKDNNVAFPDDAEAQTRQVLETIKSVIETAGGTMEDVTMNHIFLTDWSNYQTINKVYAEYFPGDKPARYCIQCGLVKPGFVVEIASVAHIGNK
- the rutB gene encoding pyrimidine utilization protein B, yielding MSSPITPLSPDAIMLPARPEPLPMDPKTTAVIVIDMQNAYASPGGYLDLAGFDISGAAAVIQQIKGVLEVARGAGMQVIYFQNGWDDQYVEAGGPGSPNWWKSNALKTMRAKPELHGKLLARGQWDYELVDELTPQPGDIRLHKTRYSGFFNSQLDSVLRARGIRHLVFVGIATNVCVESTLRDGFMLEYFGTVLEDATHQAGPDFVQKAALFNIESFFGWVSTTADFKGAFGQLP
- the rutR gene encoding HTH-type transcriptional regulator RutR; protein product: MTGPSAKTVKPPRAAPARPPAKPASGARKLVKAAQSLGDEAGAVDNFSGDRRTPGRREKAGEARKAAILKGALAVFARQGLDGASVEAIAQAAGISKANLLYYHPSKEALYVAVLEQGLAQWLAPLSRFTEADDPEQAIAALIAAKLFLSRDHPEVSRLFALEMLRGAPLLKPVLAGPLKAVFDAKVAVIQAWVAAGKLAPVDPPHLIFAIWALTQHYADFAVQVRALSGKALSDKTFMDETLAAVTALVLDGVRAR